The following proteins are encoded in a genomic region of Cataglyphis hispanica isolate Lineage 1 chromosome 1, ULB_Chis1_1.0, whole genome shotgun sequence:
- the LOC126849049 gene encoding putative uncharacterized protein DDB_G0282133 isoform X2: protein MGKVKKRPELLHCGKSRNILRNLMLRDFGLHTTHKTSTHGLEPIAEANLVLKDHKELKCSLPGVPRATFLMVFSPDGSMVASTHGNHNVYITEISTGRNIRILSGHPRTPWCIAFHPSSNQILASGCLGGQVRVWDLSGGSEIWNADSHTVIASLAFHPFERLLVIATYNEIHFWDWSKSQPFAVAATKTDKEKVRYVAFDNLGRKLITGIANTPQVQPQWDRAPVGQLLRTSLVNFRYQPREGFPDVELSPWHLWNHSSIYGRGSTDNHTPDRTSRGHEMSSLSRFASHQQFRNSARQEEARFQRRRNLSEGTMSMLRWPSCHRRCNDRHHELVRQLRTAISFRNNAQSASTSSGTVTIEIRRNSFLPYDVELNQTNEATSSPNITRNLPRPTGNPTNADNVENRSADDSNDDDFPYTSVRNRDREPNTTNTSHLRDTLYERLNNVWDERMRGRSVQDPERRINLCYRNLVDQYVTLVRRYFDISRNRDTIDRGTDPMDMPETSANSEESNNNRSESSAATESSIRRLRNELNSSAQANNTNLERHLQRYQRLLMERCEQEEIGTTLHNLREALNAAAENNSSCLVRLQKLRERLQRQTTTLFEYSNNRNTRLQLLRNALNDEIEALNNMEAQFTNTSSRIERLRDEFAMYGFIPRNRHIATDPSQVNLSDAEWRALTQNDGQLPSTSSASSRIHESTVFPSTSYNGENEENSAIWPESANDRENTNTLSRNTGRAMRRRFDATNIEDEPPRRRKRKLGPMLSAYLEDSSSSSDESYPQASTSSHNGASNFTVSSHSAFQPNVPKSTQRANSQTREATTSSPRLNESDRNRFPNNLNNESDGNNIQNRTSRNTQNLQESRSQEFSSRNSLRKMLDTLQRNLHADRVENNSGQQVSLDDSENGYWLLEENSNSDSNLDDTNNSNSNSRRWTSRWIQLDNSIRNMEYTDLNERTQLRSSSENENQSFNDRHRDQRNHLLSPISANPTRYEQPPLFPFRSLRENQSQRMEQNQIPSSSGSNSAHSQMSNSDVADTVELMGSVNDPVAVRIADAINRENNQSTEIDRQQQEQNQERNIDDANLDSSDIDPIVLGNIDPRESSLGVRQGIQLLSRHIDNMHRLCRARLEIVQLCQVRKMWEDLQRQIRSLHVTVRIERQNSDQTETQRDNPGPSTSAASSSNESAKNFKKALLENYQRENSENIRDTRSYIDQNQPSTSRGITDFDEHYEDESTLPGNIEGSTTNISLSNLLPSDTELRRTQRLKLNEMLDGLYARLMSRCQNCDSRVANVASRTKNDDHTYANLTSEGDVQLPSMSSVVSNIGANSNLPAVTAITTTTEPLPSISSFVSNIDRASSSRSTQVSDTNANYTAMGDVTVNNNNNNNNNNNNNNNNNNSNNNNNNNNNNNNNNNNNGNDITANSLSQDSANQNEANSAFASSLEPSANNCNRQRGKQTIFRRIKLHRARQNLRTQSNNLFRHCKHVRRPWNLRRNTFQPNNSNNNDCLDVDVDRTRSSNTSEYLQKMILRLETLVRQQRALARNSNTDRGSDGDNRRSEASRDNDNREMEEIREATRLRARQVLGLMVRSLIQFFEVTRSGNGSQSNVLYEQMYKLYVLLHLALELTDLLLAQLVITRRELESSQYRSFTADLSVDNQNEETRNNSVDSSLQTENDRNNDMLRLYRECVSNFRFNLPYTSSVDSVEDLFSINRNRRDLTQEVRQQLIQAADAFRQSRQNINNNSSENQSDRVVTASSSDNGDDINYDDNAQSEDNRHSTSEHALSAEVQSIVERIQSSSSIDNDEVRTGNENRMIDAAHHSRESRNLNDSYLTRNYRNATVSEPAMRRRADESRNSQERNTGLTNVNWRSYVYSSGDEQSIRSPQQRRRTRLVDTNTGVLRREFNVPELQVNSVPVNDFDNLSSNPRRRHNTPPILQSHMLPPYLINNFLYNNNDNRNNDRTNESTVQSGPGWAGLSNNSRNRVLAFWRNRFGPVFIPRYSELTANGGSRIGEGASGNPGGGGGGGDDGTGGGGTGGREGEGGQDPGNDNEYLDIEHIPVGMPFNSALEVQSYRVQAWDFSNGDIPDITDPDKNVVVRECRIHNDACIDISADGKLLATLLPSGRINVTTMLGIYSLQWETLGERIYSTKIDQTVVSVSMSPTQQHLLVGLARRVHIPARPFPMALIYKLKEKQHDDEKNVPSTDSTVESTYDSSEEILDDNISTNNTSRRNNNNVTASGYRSHVQDWRIRMRTELDIKRNKESMVLIRELLQSSRETSGYISLNCIRWAPQPGQGMIYATSSGQLNILQ from the exons ATGGGGAAGGTTAAGAAGAGGCCGGAATTGCTCCATTGTGGCAAATCGCGCAATATATTGCGTAATTTAATGCTGAGAGATTTCGGATTACACACAACTCATAAAACTAGTACACATGGATTAGAGCCAATAGCTGAAGCAAACTTAGTTTTAAAAGATCATAAAGAATTG aaatgtaGTTTACCTGGTGTTCCTAGAGCCACATTTTTGATGGTTTTCAGTCCTGACGG atctATGGTGGCATCTACACATGGGAATCACAATGTTTATATTACGGAAATTTCAACGGgaagaaatattagaattttgtcTGGACATCCACGTACTCCATGGTGCATAGCTTTCCATCCATCCTCTAATCAAATCTTAGCATCTGGCTGCTTGGGAGGTCAAGTTCGTGTTTGGGATTTAAGT GGTGGTAGTGAAATTTGGAATGCCGATAGTCATACTGTTATTGCTTCGCTTGCATTCCATCCATTTGAAAGATTATTAGTTATAGCGACATACAATGAAATTCATTTCTGGGACTGGAGTAAGTCTCAACCTTTTGCTGTAGCTGCTACAAAGACTGACAAGGAAAAAGTGag atatGTAGCTTTCGACAATTTAGGAAGAAAACTAATCACAGGAATTGCAAATACCCCACAAGTTCAACCACAATGGGATCGGGCTCCCGTGGGACAATTACTTAGAACTAGTTTGGT GAATTTTAGGTACCAGCCGCGAGAAGGCTTTCCGGATGTTGAGCTTTCACCTTGGCACTTGTGGAATCATAGCTCTATATATGGAAGAGGGTCGACGGATAATCATACTCCAGATAGAACTTCCcg AGGTCACGAAATGTCCAGCTTGTCACGATTTGCCAGTCATCAACAGTTCAGGAATAGTGCACGGCAGGAAGAGGCGCGGTTTCAACGGCGACGTAATCTATCTGAAGGTACAATGTCTATGTTACGATGGCCCTCGTGCCATCGTAGATGCAATGATAGACATCATGAGCTAGTACGACAACTTAGAACCGCTATATCATTTCGTAACAATGCTCAATCTGCAAGTACTTCATCTGGTACTGTAACAATTGAGATTCGTCGTAATAGTTTTCTGCCTTACGATGTAGAACTGAATCAAACTAATGAAGCTACATCTTCACCGAATATCACGAGAAATCTTCCTCGCCCGACCGGGAATCCAACGAATGCGGACAATGTCGAAAACAGATCGGCGGACGACAGTAACGACGATGATTTTCCGTATACTTCAGTGAGGAATCGCGATCGAGAACCTAACACGACAAATACTTCTCATCTCAGGGATACATTATACGAGCGATTGAACAACGTATGGGACGAAAGAATGCGCGGAAGGAGTGTTCAAGATCCGGAAAGGAGGATCAATTTATGCTACAGAAACCTTGTCGATCAATATGTGACGCTCGTAAGACGATACTTTGACATTTCCAGAAATAGAGATACG atcgATCGTGGCACAGACCCTATGGATATGCCAGAAACATCCGCTAATTCGGAAGAGTCTAATAATAACAGAAGCGAATCATCGGCGGCAACTGAATCATCTATACGAAGATTAAGAAACGAATTGAATTCCAGTGCTCAAGCGAATAATACGAATCTGGAGAGACATTTACAACGATATCAGCGATTATTGATGGAACGTTGCGAGCAAGAAGAGATTGGAACCACTCTTCATAATTTGAGGGAGGCTCTGAACGCCGCCGCCGAGAATAATAGTTCATGCTTAGTGCGATTGCAGAAACTACGAGAGAGATTGCAACGGCAAACGACAACTTTATTCGAGTATTCCAATAACCGTAATACTCGTCTTCAGTTACTTCGCAACGCTCTCAACGACGAGATCGAAGCGCTTAATAATATGGAAGCGCAATTTACTAACACAAGTTCCAGGATCGAACGATTGCGAGATGAATTCGCAATGTACGGTTTTATTCCACGAAATCGTCACATCGCGACTGATCCTTCGCAGGTGAATTTAAGCGATGCTGAATGGAGAGCGCTTACGCAAAACGATGGACAATTACCTAGCACCAGTTCTGCATCATCGAGGATACATGAATCTACTGTATTTCCTAGCACAAGTTATAACGGAGAGAATGAAGAAAATAGCGCAATATGGCCTGAAAGTGCGAATGATAGAGAGAACACGAATACTTTGTCAAGAAATACGGGGAGAGCCATGAGAAGACGATTCGATGCTACAAACATAGAAGACGAACCGCCGAGGCGACGAAAGCGCAAATTAGGACCAATGTTATCAGCCTATTTGG aagatAGCTCATCTTCGAGCGACGAAAGCTATCCGCAAGCATCGACATCATCCCATAATGGTGCGTCTAATTTTACAGTTTCAAGTCATTCAGCATTTCAGCCAAATGTACCTAAATCCACACAACGAGCGAACTCGCAGACTCGAGAAGCAACAACTAGTTCTCCCAGATTAAATGAAAGTGACAGAAACAGATTCcctaacaatttaaataacgaatcagatggaaataatattcaaaatagaaCATCAAGAAACACCCAAAATTTACAAGAATCGAGATCTCAAGAATTCAGTAGTAG aaattcaCTCAGGAAAATGCTGGATACTCTCCAGCGAAATTTACATGCAGATCGGGTAGAAAACAATAGTGGGCAACAAGTATCTTTGGATGATTCGGAGAATGGATATTGGCTTCTTGAAGAGAACAGTAATTCGGATTCAAATTTGGACGATACAAATAATAGCAACTCAAACTCTCGTCGATGGACTAGCCGATGGATACAGTTGGATAATTCGATCAGAAATATGGAATACACTGACTTAAACGAGCGAACTCAATTGAGATCTTCATCGGAAAATGAGAATCAAAGTTTTAATGATAGACATAGAGATCAAAGAAATCACTTGTTATCGCCTATATCTGCAAATCCTACTCGCTACGAACAACCGCCATTGTTTCCGTTTAGAAGTTTGCGAGAAAACCAATCACAGAGAATGGAACAAAATCAAATACCCTCAAGCAGTGGTTCTAATAGTGCTCACTCGCAAATGTCTAATTCAGATGTAGCAGATACAGTAGAATTAATGGGAAGCGTTAATGATCCTGTTGCAGTAAGAATCGCTGACGCAATTAATCGCGAGAACAATCAATCGACGGAAATCGACAGGCAACAACAGGAACAAAACCAGGAACGAAATATAGATGACGCAAATCTTGATTCTAGCGATATAGATCCAATAGTACTCGGCAATATAGATCCGAGAGAAAGTTCATTAGGAGTTCGGCAAGGAATTCAATTGCTTAGTCGTCATATCGACAATATGCATCGTTTATGCCG AGCGCGCTTAGAGATAGTTCAGTTATGTCAAGTGCGTAAAATGTGGGAAGATCTACAACGACAAATACGATCATTACATGTAACAGTTCGCATAGAAAGACAGAATAGTGATCAAACCGAGACACAAAGAGACAATCCTGGTCCATCAACCTCGGCTGCGAGTTCATCGAACGAATCTGcaaagaattttaagaaagcTCTTCTGGAGAATTATCAGAGAGAGAACAGTGAGAACATTCGCGACACGAGATCGTACATAGATCAGAATCAACCGTCAACTTCAAGGGGAATAACCGATTTCGATGAACATTACGAAGACGAGTCCACATTGCCCGGTAACATTGAGGGAAGCACGACCAATATAAGTCTCTCGAATCTATTACCGAGTGATACGGAATTACGACGTACGCAGCGTCTTAAATTGAATGAGATGCTGGACGGCTTGTATGCACGGCTGATGTCACGTTGTCAAAATTGTGATTCTCGCGTCGCCAATGTCGCGTCGCGAACGAAAAACGACGATCATACATATGCCAATTTAACATCCGAGGGCGATGTGCAATTACCCAGTATGTCCAGCGTTGTATCGAATATCGGAGCTAATTCGAATTTACCGGCCGTTACCGCAATTACGACAACAACAGAACCATTACCAAGCATTTCAAGTTTCGTTAGTAATATCGATCGCGCAAGTTCTAGTAGATCGACTCAAGTATCGGACACGAATGCTAATTACACTGCGATGGGCGACGTAaccgttaataataataataataataataataataataataataataataataataataatagtaataataataataataataataataataataataataataataataataatggcaaCGATATCACCGCCAATTCCCTTTCGCAAGATTCAGCGAACCAAAATGAAGCGAACTCGGCTTTTGCATCGTCGCTTGAACCATCAgctaataattgtaatagacAACGTGGTAAACAGACAATTTTCAG acGTATAAAGTTGCATCGCGCGAGACAGAATCTTAGAACTCAGTCCAATAATCTGTTTCGTCATTGTAAGCATGTCAGAAGACCGTGGAATTTACGCAGAAATACATTCCAGCCTAATAACAGCAATAACAACGATTGTTTAGATGTGGATGTAGATAGAACGCGAAGTTCGAACACGTCCGAGTATTTACAAAAGATGATTCTACGACTAGAAACGTTGGTCCGACAGCAGAGAGCCTTAGCTCGGAATAGCAATACTGATAGAGGATCGGATGGTGATAATCGTCGATCAGAAGCTAGTAGGGACAACGACAATCGAGAAATGGAAGAGATTCGTGAAGCTACAAGATTGAGAGCTAG ACAAGTTCTTGGCTTAATGGTGAGATCTCTGATTCAATTCTTTGAAGTAACAAGATCAGGAAATGGCTCTCAAAGCAATGTTCTCTATGAACAAATGTATa aactgTATGTGTTGTTACATTTGGCGCTGGAACTAACCGACTTATTACTAGCACAGTTAGTGATAACAAGACGCGAACTGGAATCTAGTCAATATAGATCTTTTACTGCCGATTTATCGGTCGACAACCAGAATGAAGAAACGCGTAATAACAGCGTCGATAGTAGTCTACAAACGGAGAATGATCGCAACAATGATATGCTGAGGCTGTATAGAGAGTGCGTCTCGAATTTCCGATTTAATTTGCCTTATACATCTAGCGTGGACTCCGTGGAGGATCTTTTTTCGATAAACAGAAATAGACGTGACCTTACGCAAGAAGTGAGGCAACAATTGATACAAGCCGCAGATGCATTTCGCCAGAGTAgacaaaacattaataataattcgtccGAGAACCAAAGTGATCGGGTAGTAACTGCATCTAGCAGCGACAATGGCGATGATATCAATTACGATGATAACGCTCAAAGTGAAGATAATCGGCATTCGACTTCCGAACATGCCTTGTCAGCGGAGGTACAGAGTATCGTGGAAAGAATCCAGAGTAGTAGCTCAATCGACAATGATGAAGTCAGAACAGGAAATGAAAATCGAATGATCGATGCTGCGCATCATTCGCGCGAATCGCGAAATTTGAACGACAGCTATCTAACTCGGAATTACAGAAATGCTACAGTGTCTGAACCAGCAATGAGAAGACGCGCTGATGAATCGAGAAATTCTCAAGAAAGGAATACCGGTCTTACCAACGTAAATTGGAGAAGTTATGTTTATTCATCGGGAGACGAACAAAGCATCAGATCGCCGCAACAGAGACGTCGAACTCGACTCGTAGATACGAACACGGGTGTACTTCGACGAGAATTCAACGTGCCCGAACTTCAAGTAAACAGCGTACCCGTGAATGATTTCGACAATTTATCCAGTAATCCTCGAAGAAGGCACAACACACCGCCGATTCTACAGTCGCATATGCTTCCTCCATatctaatcaataattttctctataacAATAACGACAACAGAAACAACGATCGGACAAACGAATCGACAGTACAATCTGGACCAGGTTGGGCTGGATTATCGAACAATAGCAGAAATAGG GTATTAGCGTTTTGGCGCAATCGATTTGGACCTGTTTTTATACCTCGTTATTCCGAACTCACTGCTAATGGAGGTTCACGAATTGGAGAAGGTGCTAGTGGCAATCCGGGGGGTGGCGGTGGTGGTGGCGACGATGGAACTGGTGGTGGAGGAACAGGgggaagagaaggagagggagGACAAGATCCTGGAAACGATAATGAATATTTGGATATTG aacatATACCAGTGGGTATGCCGTTCAATTCAGCGTTGGAAGTGCAGAGTTATCGAGTACAAGCCTGGGATTTTTCTAATGGTGATATACCTGATATTACAGACC CTGACAAAAATGTCGTGGTGCGCGAGTGTAGAATTCATAATGATGCCTGTATCGATATATCTGCAGATGGAAAATTACTAGCGACTCTTTTGCCATCTGGTCGTATAAATGTGACTACCATGttag GTATTTACAGCCTGCAATGGGAAACATTGGGAGAAAGGATTTATTCGACGAAAATTGATCAAACGGTAGTATCTGTCTCAATGTCACCAACGCAACAACATCTTTTAGTAGGATTGGCACGCAGGGTTCATATCCCTGCCAGGCCGTTTCCGATGGCtctaatctataaattaaaggAGAAACAACATGACGACGAGAAAAATGTTCCATCGACGGATTCGACTGTCGAATCTACATACGATTCATCTGAAGAAATTCTCGATgataatatttctacaaataataCTTCCCGACGAAACAACAATAATGTTACAGCCAGCGGTTACAGATCGCACGTTCAAGATTGGCGAATACGGATGAGAACCGAACTGGACATTAAACGTAACAAAGAAAGTATGGTGCTTATTCGGGAATTGTTGCAAAGCAGCCGAGAAACCTCGGGCTACATAAGTCTAAACTGCATTAGATGGGCACCGCAGCCCGGTCAAGGGATGATCTATGCTACAAGTAGCGGAcagctaaatattttacaatga